The following are encoded together in the Iodobacter fluviatilis genome:
- the betA gene encoding choline dehydrogenase codes for MSQEFDYIIIGAGSAGNTLAARLTEDEGVTVLLLEAGGPDHRLDFRTQMPAALAFPLQGRRYNWAYETDPEPHMDGRKMECGRGKGLGGSSLINGMCYIRGNAMDYDGWAKLPGLEDWAYLDCLPYFLKAETRDIGANHYHGGEGPVSVTTPKAGNNPLFHAMVEAGVQAGYPRTEDLNGYQQEGFGPMDRTVTPNGRRSSTARGYLDVAKKRSTLTIVTHALTDKVLFEGKRAIGVRYLTGAAEERIEARARKEVLVCSGAIASPQILQRSGIGPAKLLESLDIPVVHDLPGVGENLQDHLELYLQYACTQPVSLYPSQLWYNQPAIGAEWLLNGSGIGASNHFEAGGFIRTRKEFAWPNIQYHFLPIAINYNGSNGVKEHGFQAHMGSMRSPSRGRIQLKSQNPREYPSILFNYMSTAQDWQEFRDGIRLTREIMQQPALDAFRGREISPGIDLQTDEQLDTFIREHAETAFHPSCSCKMGTDEMAVVDTEGRVHGIQGLRVIDASIMPIITTGNLNAPTIMIAEKMADKIRGRKPLPRSTANYYVAGDTPVRGNPLRKISSTA; via the coding sequence ATGTCTCAAGAGTTCGACTACATCATCATCGGTGCTGGCTCTGCCGGTAATACTTTAGCGGCACGACTAACTGAAGACGAAGGGGTCACTGTCTTACTACTGGAAGCCGGTGGCCCGGACCATCGTCTAGATTTTCGCACGCAAATGCCAGCGGCATTAGCGTTTCCACTTCAAGGCCGTCGCTACAACTGGGCCTATGAGACTGATCCGGAGCCACATATGGACGGCCGCAAGATGGAGTGCGGTCGCGGCAAGGGTTTGGGTGGCTCTTCCTTGATTAACGGGATGTGCTACATCCGTGGCAATGCTATGGATTATGACGGCTGGGCCAAATTACCAGGATTGGAAGACTGGGCCTATCTGGATTGCCTCCCTTATTTTCTTAAAGCGGAAACCCGCGACATTGGTGCTAACCATTATCACGGAGGCGAAGGCCCAGTCAGTGTGACTACGCCCAAAGCCGGTAACAACCCATTATTCCACGCCATGGTTGAAGCCGGCGTACAAGCCGGTTATCCACGTACTGAAGACTTAAATGGCTACCAGCAAGAAGGCTTCGGCCCGATGGATCGTACCGTGACGCCAAACGGCCGTCGTTCCAGTACCGCCCGTGGTTACTTGGATGTGGCCAAAAAGCGTTCGACCCTAACCATCGTCACTCACGCCCTAACCGATAAGGTTCTGTTTGAAGGCAAGCGTGCCATTGGCGTACGCTACCTGACCGGAGCCGCAGAAGAGCGCATTGAAGCCCGTGCCCGCAAGGAAGTGCTGGTGTGCAGCGGCGCAATCGCCTCACCGCAAATCCTCCAACGCTCTGGCATCGGCCCAGCTAAGCTGCTAGAAAGCCTGGATATTCCAGTGGTCCACGATCTGCCTGGTGTTGGTGAAAACCTGCAAGACCATCTAGAGCTATACCTACAATACGCATGCACCCAACCCGTTTCTCTGTACCCATCACAGCTCTGGTATAACCAACCCGCCATCGGCGCAGAGTGGTTACTCAATGGTAGCGGAATCGGGGCCAGCAACCATTTTGAAGCAGGCGGCTTTATCCGTACCCGTAAAGAATTCGCATGGCCGAACATTCAATACCACTTTCTCCCCATAGCGATTAACTACAACGGCAGCAACGGTGTCAAAGAGCACGGCTTTCAAGCGCACATGGGCTCCATGCGTTCGCCAAGCCGTGGCCGCATCCAGCTGAAGTCACAGAACCCGCGCGAATACCCAAGCATTCTCTTCAATTACATGTCCACCGCGCAGGACTGGCAGGAATTTCGTGATGGCATCCGCCTGACTAGGGAAATCATGCAACAACCTGCACTGGATGCTTTCCGGGGACGTGAAATCAGCCCAGGCATCGACCTGCAGACTGATGAGCAACTGGACACGTTTATCCGCGAGCACGCCGAAACCGCATTCCACCCATCCTGCTCATGCAAGATGGGCACTGACGAAATGGCCGTGGTCGATACAGAAGGTCGCGTGCATGGCATACAAGGCCTGCGTGTGATCGACGCCTCAATCATGCCAATCATCACCACCGGCAACCTGAACGCACCCACGATCATGATCGCCGAAAAAATGGCCGACAAAATCCGTGGTCGCAAGCCACTGCCTCGTAGCACCGCTAATTACTATGTGGCAGGCGATACGCCGGTGCGCGGTAACCCGCTGCGTAAAATAAGTAGTACTGCGTAA
- a CDS encoding alanine/glycine:cation symporter family protein codes for MQEWVNAVNSWVWSPALIYLCLGVGLYFSIRTRFMQVRHIREMIRLMFKGKASDAGVSSFQALSLSLSGRVGTGNIAGVATAISFGGPGAIFWMWVVAFLGASTAYIESVLGQIYHEKHEGQYRGGPAFYIEKGLGWKWYSMLFAIVTVIACGVLMPGVQANGIAAGLKTAFGLSPEVTGAIVVLLLGMIIFGGVKRIAKVAQVVVPFMALGYILIAFVVILLNIQQLPDVFMLIIRSAFGTEAGMGAMLGLAIQWGVKRGIYSNEAGQGTGPHAAAAAEVKHPAQQGLVQAFSVYIDTLFVCSATAFMILITGKYNVVAPDGQAIFTGLAGMTAGSDFTQAAVEQALPGFGSMFVGIALFFFAFTTILAYYYIAETNIAFLARKIPSAGLFFVLKIAILAVSFYGCIRTAELAWGLGDMGVGLMAWLNIIAILALQKPALATLKDYEQQLSLNQEPVFNPKALGLNVAKHWHVKHLESELVPEAPKA; via the coding sequence ATGCAAGAATGGGTTAATGCAGTTAATAGCTGGGTCTGGAGCCCTGCCCTTATTTACTTATGCCTTGGTGTTGGCCTGTATTTTTCGATTCGCACCCGCTTTATGCAAGTTCGCCATATTCGCGAAATGATTCGCCTGATGTTCAAAGGCAAAGCTTCTGATGCGGGTGTTTCCTCGTTTCAAGCCTTGTCTTTATCGCTTTCTGGTCGCGTTGGAACCGGTAATATTGCCGGGGTTGCCACCGCGATCTCTTTTGGTGGACCGGGCGCTATTTTCTGGATGTGGGTAGTGGCTTTTTTAGGTGCTAGCACGGCTTATATCGAATCAGTACTCGGGCAGATTTATCACGAAAAACACGAAGGCCAGTATCGAGGTGGCCCCGCTTTTTATATTGAAAAAGGCTTGGGCTGGAAATGGTATTCCATGCTGTTTGCTATTGTCACTGTTATCGCCTGTGGAGTGCTTATGCCCGGCGTACAGGCCAATGGGATTGCCGCTGGCTTAAAGACAGCGTTTGGCCTTAGCCCAGAAGTCACGGGCGCGATTGTGGTGCTTTTACTTGGGATGATTATTTTTGGTGGGGTAAAACGCATTGCCAAGGTGGCACAGGTGGTGGTGCCGTTTATGGCGCTGGGTTATATCCTGATTGCCTTTGTGGTGATTCTGCTCAATATCCAGCAATTACCCGATGTATTCATGTTGATTATTCGCTCCGCCTTTGGTACTGAGGCAGGCATGGGAGCTATGTTGGGCTTGGCGATTCAGTGGGGCGTAAAACGCGGCATTTATTCCAATGAAGCGGGCCAAGGTACGGGGCCCCATGCGGCCGCTGCGGCGGAAGTCAAACACCCTGCCCAACAAGGCTTAGTACAGGCATTTTCTGTGTATATTGACACGCTCTTTGTGTGCTCTGCCACCGCCTTTATGATTTTAATTACCGGCAAATACAATGTGGTTGCACCCGATGGGCAGGCTATTTTTACAGGATTGGCTGGCATGACAGCGGGGAGTGATTTTACTCAGGCCGCTGTAGAGCAAGCCCTGCCTGGCTTTGGCTCCATGTTTGTCGGTATCGCCCTGTTCTTTTTCGCCTTCACTACGATTTTGGCTTACTACTATATTGCCGAAACCAATATCGCATTTTTAGCCCGAAAGATTCCTTCTGCCGGACTATTTTTTGTTTTAAAAATAGCCATTCTTGCCGTATCGTTTTATGGCTGCATTCGTACTGCCGAGTTAGCTTGGGGATTGGGCGATATGGGGGTTGGGCTGATGGCTTGGCTTAATATCATTGCCATATTAGCGCTACAAAAACCAGCGCTGGCCACGTTAAAAGACTATGAACAACAACTAAGTCTGAATCAAGAGCCTGTATTTAACCCCAAGGCATTGGGCTTGAATGTAGCCAAACATTGGCATGTAAAGCACTTAGAATCTGAACTTGTGCCAGAAGCACCCAAAGCTTAG
- a CDS encoding 2OG-Fe(II) oxygenase, translated as MSANIIQELIHDDIVAIVIEGYYPAHLCDLLSHNILHSKEIDPYTHEVVEDKVLLQKYFGVDRIGIPFNSTYNITSPAEINNYYGEVNAQTERLRRYCEYYLSPIDKLRLELDELFVPGATVGHFENKKMLAGIVRISKAEKSYLSALEPHFDALPPKYAQLDAQLAANIYVKVPDIGGELEIWDIPALSPFTQAPDQWRAQLPAPIKIKPQLGDLVIFNCRKPHAICAFVGEERITTQMFMGYQLEKPLLLWN; from the coding sequence TTGTCAGCTAATATTATTCAAGAATTGATTCATGATGATATTGTGGCCATCGTCATCGAAGGGTATTATCCAGCGCATTTATGTGATTTACTAAGCCACAATATATTGCATAGCAAAGAGATTGATCCCTACACCCATGAGGTAGTAGAAGATAAAGTGCTTTTACAAAAATATTTTGGCGTTGATCGTATTGGTATCCCATTTAATAGTACCTACAACATAACAAGCCCTGCAGAAATAAATAATTACTATGGCGAAGTCAATGCGCAAACTGAGCGTTTACGTCGATATTGCGAATATTACTTATCGCCTATTGATAAATTACGTTTGGAATTAGATGAGCTATTTGTTCCAGGCGCCACAGTTGGTCATTTCGAAAATAAAAAAATGCTTGCGGGTATTGTGCGAATCAGCAAAGCCGAAAAATCTTATTTAAGTGCTTTAGAACCACACTTTGATGCTTTACCCCCTAAGTACGCCCAATTAGATGCGCAATTAGCCGCTAACATTTATGTGAAAGTACCTGATATAGGTGGCGAATTAGAAATATGGGATATCCCCGCACTTTCGCCATTTACTCAAGCGCCTGATCAATGGCGGGCTCAACTACCAGCGCCGATTAAAATAAAACCCCAGCTCGGTGATTTAGTGATCTTCAACTGCCGTAAACCCCACGCAATTTGCGCGTTTGTGGGTGAAGAGCGTATTACCACGCAAATGTTTATGGGGTATCAGTTAGAAAAACCACTTTTGCTTTGGAATTAG
- a CDS encoding pyridoxal phosphate-dependent decarboxylase family protein: MQQDFKQALAEVSEWMHAYQQNVVKYPVISALTGGDILQQLPNFAPRDATHFSDIFEDFKNIILPGITHWQHPQFFGYFPSNTSPPSVLAEMLVASLGVQCMSWLTSPAATELEIRMMDWLRDLWGLPEAFSGVIQDSASSSTLIALLVARERATLFQINETGVAGHKLSAYCSSEAHTSIEKAIKIAGIGLQHLRKIPVDEHQSIRIDLLQQAISDDIEQGYTPFFMVGALGTTGSTAVDDLAAMAQIAKAQQIWFHIDAAYAGSALMLPKVRELAAGYTDADSMVVNPHKWLLCNFDCSAFFIRDKESLLKTFTLGLIPEYLKSPNSTDQTNFMNWGVGLGRRFRALKLWFVMRWYGVEGLSQLIRYHIDLSAELECWVRQDSHFEVSAKRNFNLLCFRLKASDEINLGLLRRINASGKVFMTHTKINQQLALRMVIGQTEVNQQHVREAWQLIQSSAKDLM; this comes from the coding sequence ATGCAACAAGACTTTAAACAAGCATTGGCTGAGGTAAGTGAATGGATGCATGCCTACCAGCAAAACGTTGTTAAATATCCGGTTATTTCTGCATTAACAGGCGGCGATATTTTGCAGCAGCTACCGAATTTTGCCCCTAGGGATGCAACGCATTTTTCAGATATATTTGAAGATTTTAAAAATATTATTCTACCCGGTATTACCCATTGGCAGCACCCTCAATTCTTTGGCTATTTCCCATCTAATACCAGCCCGCCATCGGTACTGGCTGAAATGTTGGTAGCTAGCTTAGGCGTGCAATGCATGAGTTGGCTCACCTCACCTGCTGCGACCGAATTAGAAATAAGAATGATGGATTGGCTACGCGATTTATGGGGCTTGCCGGAGGCGTTTTCGGGGGTGATTCAGGATTCCGCCTCCAGCTCTACATTAATCGCGCTATTAGTAGCAAGAGAGCGAGCGACTCTGTTTCAAATTAATGAAACTGGTGTAGCAGGGCATAAATTAAGCGCTTATTGCTCATCCGAAGCGCATACCTCCATTGAAAAAGCGATAAAGATCGCTGGGATTGGATTGCAGCATTTAAGGAAAATACCCGTAGATGAGCATCAATCAATACGGATTGATTTATTGCAGCAAGCGATTAGCGATGATATTGAGCAAGGCTATACACCGTTTTTTATGGTGGGGGCCTTGGGTACGACCGGTAGTACGGCGGTGGATGATTTAGCGGCGATGGCACAAATAGCCAAAGCGCAGCAGATTTGGTTTCACATTGATGCCGCTTATGCTGGATCGGCGCTGATGCTGCCCAAAGTACGTGAATTGGCGGCTGGATATACCGATGCCGATAGCATGGTGGTGAATCCACATAAATGGCTACTTTGCAATTTTGATTGTTCGGCATTTTTTATCCGTGATAAAGAAAGCCTTCTTAAAACATTTACGCTGGGGCTCATCCCTGAATATTTAAAATCACCGAATAGCACGGATCAAACTAATTTTATGAATTGGGGCGTAGGCCTTGGGCGTCGTTTTAGGGCCCTGAAGCTCTGGTTTGTCATGCGCTGGTATGGTGTAGAGGGTTTAAGCCAACTGATTCGGTATCATATTGACTTAAGTGCGGAATTGGAGTGTTGGGTAAGGCAGGACTCTCATTTTGAAGTTTCCGCAAAACGTAATTTTAATTTACTTTGCTTTCGTTTAAAAGCCAGTGACGAGATTAATCTGGGGCTGCTACGCCGTATTAACGCCAGCGGCAAAGTATTTATGACTCATACTAAAATAAATCAACAATTGGCTCTTAGGATGGTGATTGGCCAAACTGAGGTCAATCAGCAGCATGTGAGAGAGGCTTGGCAACTTATTCAAAGCTCAGCAAAAGATTTGATGTAA
- a CDS encoding glutamate-cysteine ligase family protein encodes MPFYRLVLHPSSLSDLSDRSGLRLISWVFEANSWLFNEKMREIWKDFEQKYFAKMALIGVIKSMKDFYWDIRPKPEFGTVELRVCDTPFSVERAAIKLAYGRIFAAL; translated from the coding sequence TTGCCCTTTTATCGCTTAGTGCTTCATCCTAGCAGCCTGTCAGACTTAAGCGATCGTAGCGGTTTAAGACTGATTTCGTGGGTTTTTGAGGCGAATAGCTGGCTATTTAACGAGAAAATGCGTGAAATATGGAAGGACTTCGAGCAAAAGTATTTTGCAAAAATGGCGTTAATCGGTGTGATCAAAAGCATGAAGGATTTTTACTGGGATATTCGCCCTAAGCCTGAATTTGGCACCGTAGAGCTACGCGTTTGCGATACGCCGTTTTCTGTGGAGCGGGCTGCCATCAAACTAGCTTACGGGAGGATATTCGCAGCACTTTAG
- a CDS encoding GGDEF domain-containing protein: MIDIDYFKKVNDNYGHQAGDEVLRRVARLLQECIRPIDCAARYGGEEFAVCLYKMPLEGALLVAERIRACVEDYLFVVKDKELRVTVSIGMASFPLNGDTPESVVAEADQVLYAAKRAGRNCVLQAGVVYSGATSV, translated from the coding sequence ATGATCGATATTGATTATTTTAAAAAAGTGAATGACAACTACGGGCATCAGGCGGGGGATGAGGTACTACGCAGAGTGGCCAGGCTCTTACAAGAGTGCATTCGTCCGATTGATTGTGCCGCACGTTATGGTGGTGAGGAGTTCGCAGTGTGCTTGTATAAGATGCCGCTTGAGGGGGCTTTGCTGGTGGCCGAGCGAATACGTGCGTGTGTGGAGGATTACTTGTTTGTGGTGAAAGATAAAGAGCTTAGGGTGACGGTAAGCATCGGTATGGCGAGTTTTCCCTTGAATGGTGACACACCAGAAAGCGTTGTGGCCGAGGCAGATCAGGTGCTTTATGCCGCTAAACGTGCAGGGCGAAATTGTGTACTGCAGGCCGGTGTGGTTTATTCAGGGGCAACTTCCGTTTGA
- a CDS encoding cache domain-containing protein: MLNKASLNFYRAVLLIPFCVALLMMAAIFFGSNYLHDQSDKNTLLKKIPVSVAGAMRLNVENNTNKLAGLLKVLEGSAIFQDAFVRLDRTALLVASQGLFQRLKADHDVTHWYFMTPERQIFLRVHQPDHFGDIVERKTAIDAQRLNQVSSGVELGERGTFSIRVVLPWRDQQQRLLGYLELGMEVGKSLSNLQDLAGLNLFMLIEKKHLNRVKWEEGMRGLGQVPSWEQFPDVVLVGSTRHIDPRLLHYTRFARGGQTQSSFEVGIDNEWLSFSEVALHDAAGQAVGQWVVVNNFTEKYREQRQFAWQVLTALLVFGGASLLFAKHVVDRVYIRLTQTESERDQFKIKSQLDGLTGLANQVAFYRMLAQNMVHCRVDGGDWQF; encoded by the coding sequence ATGCTTAATAAGGCAAGCCTTAATTTCTATCGTGCGGTACTGCTTATTCCTTTTTGTGTGGCGCTACTGATGATGGCCGCCATTTTTTTTGGCAGTAACTATTTGCATGACCAAAGTGATAAAAATACGCTCTTGAAAAAAATCCCCGTATCGGTTGCAGGTGCGATGCGGCTAAATGTAGAAAATAATACAAATAAATTGGCTGGGTTACTGAAGGTTTTGGAAGGTAGTGCGATTTTTCAAGATGCTTTTGTAAGATTGGATAGGACCGCTTTACTGGTGGCTAGCCAAGGTTTATTTCAGCGATTAAAAGCAGATCATGATGTAACGCATTGGTATTTTATGACGCCAGAGCGGCAGATTTTTTTGCGGGTGCACCAGCCCGATCATTTTGGCGATATTGTGGAGCGTAAAACGGCGATTGATGCTCAGCGTCTGAATCAAGTGTCGTCAGGAGTGGAGCTTGGAGAAAGAGGCACATTTTCCATAAGGGTGGTCTTGCCTTGGCGGGATCAACAGCAACGATTGCTGGGCTATTTAGAGTTAGGTATGGAGGTGGGTAAATCCTTATCCAACTTACAAGACTTGGCCGGGCTTAATTTATTTATGCTGATTGAAAAAAAACACTTGAATCGAGTGAAGTGGGAGGAGGGAATGCGCGGGCTGGGCCAGGTGCCTTCTTGGGAGCAGTTTCCTGATGTGGTTTTAGTTGGTAGTACGCGGCATATTGATCCACGCTTGTTACACTACACGCGTTTTGCAAGGGGAGGGCAAACGCAGTCTTCTTTTGAGGTAGGCATCGACAATGAATGGTTAAGCTTTAGTGAAGTGGCCTTGCATGATGCCGCAGGGCAAGCCGTTGGACAGTGGGTGGTGGTTAATAATTTCACTGAAAAATACCGAGAGCAGCGGCAGTTTGCATGGCAGGTTTTGACGGCCCTATTGGTGTTTGGGGGCGCTAGTCTGTTGTTTGCAAAGCATGTGGTAGATCGTGTTTATATCCGGCTTACCCAAACAGAAAGTGAGCGGGATCAATTCAAAATAAAATCTCAGTTAGATGGTCTTACTGGCTTGGCCAATCAAGTCGCTTTTTATCGTATGTTGGCGCAAAACATGGTCCATTGTCGGGTGGATGGGGGGGATTGGCAGTTTTGA
- a CDS encoding dihydroorotate oxidase: MLDLSTFFLGRPLAAPLMNASGVWCNVTNQLNALAKSEAGAMVTKSCTLVRRDGNPEPRYHTLSMGSINSMGLPNEGHLYYLDYAQQHDYENKPLFFSVAGLTLDDNLTMVAQIQDAYTPAMVEINLSCPNVPGKAQIGYDFEALDVILAEISSAYARPFGVKLPPYFDIAHFDEVAEILNRYDKVAFVTCINSIGNGLMIDINSETVLIKPKQGFGGIGGEYVLPTALANVNAFYRRCPEKSIIGCGGVSTGEHVFMHLLAGASIVQVGTALYEEGVDIFARLKIELARIMQQKGYQKIEEYQGKLKTI; encoded by the coding sequence ATGCTTGACCTATCAACTTTTTTCCTTGGACGCCCCCTAGCTGCGCCGTTGATGAACGCATCAGGTGTTTGGTGCAACGTGACGAATCAGCTCAATGCGCTTGCAAAGAGTGAAGCAGGCGCAATGGTGACTAAAAGCTGCACACTGGTTCGCCGCGATGGCAACCCAGAGCCGCGATATCACACCTTATCTATGGGCAGTATTAACTCAATGGGTTTACCCAATGAGGGCCATCTTTATTATTTAGATTATGCCCAGCAGCATGATTACGAAAATAAACCATTATTTTTTTCTGTAGCAGGATTAACGCTAGACGATAACTTAACGATGGTGGCGCAAATTCAAGATGCCTATACACCCGCCATGGTAGAAATTAATCTTTCTTGCCCAAATGTGCCTGGTAAAGCGCAAATTGGCTATGATTTTGAAGCATTAGATGTGATATTAGCGGAAATTAGTTCTGCCTATGCCCGCCCTTTTGGCGTGAAGCTACCGCCTTATTTTGATATTGCGCATTTTGATGAAGTAGCAGAAATATTAAATCGCTATGACAAAGTGGCTTTCGTCACCTGCATTAATTCAATTGGTAATGGATTAATGATTGATATCAATAGCGAAACCGTGCTTATTAAACCCAAGCAAGGATTTGGCGGAATTGGCGGCGAATACGTGTTACCCACCGCACTTGCCAATGTCAATGCGTTTTATCGCCGCTGCCCAGAAAAATCTATCATTGGCTGTGGGGGTGTTAGCACCGGCGAGCACGTCTTTATGCATTTATTAGCTGGAGCCAGCATTGTTCAAGTTGGCACGGCTTTGTATGAAGAAGGTGTAGATATTTTTGCACGATTAAAAATAGAGCTAGCACGAATCATGCAACAAAAGGGCTATCAGAAAATTGAAGAATATCAAGGAAAATTAAAAACTATTTAA
- a CDS encoding type II asparaginase, protein MRTQCLKTGFTLTLMFAAFAANAADALPRVMILATGGTIAGTGATSTTTVGYTAAKIGVERLIEAVPELQKVAHVKGEQVFQIASENMSNEHWLKLAKRVNEVLKQPDVDGIVITHGTDTIEETAYFLNLVVKSKKPVVIVGAMRPATAISADGPINLYNAVALAGSKEAVGQGVIVSLNDEIQGARDVTKTNTMTGNTFRAPELGSLGYMVSGQAKFYRSSTRKHTSETEFDVSKLETLPAVDIAYGSANANTLAIDAFAAAGDVGIVYAGTGNGSLSTSVRTRLTELRQKGIHINRSSRVGNGPTVRDGENDDNKTDFTVSDTLTPQKARILLMLALTKTKDSKEIQRMFYTY, encoded by the coding sequence ATGCGTACTCAATGTCTTAAAACGGGTTTTACTCTTACTTTGATGTTTGCTGCTTTTGCTGCTAACGCCGCCGATGCACTTCCTCGCGTGATGATATTAGCCACTGGCGGCACCATTGCTGGCACGGGCGCTACCAGCACCACTACGGTAGGCTATACCGCTGCAAAAATCGGAGTAGAGCGCCTGATTGAAGCCGTGCCTGAATTGCAAAAAGTAGCCCATGTTAAAGGCGAGCAGGTATTCCAAATCGCCAGCGAAAACATGAGCAACGAGCACTGGCTGAAACTGGCCAAGCGCGTGAATGAGGTTCTTAAGCAGCCCGATGTAGACGGCATTGTGATTACCCATGGCACCGATACCATCGAAGAAACGGCTTACTTTTTAAATCTAGTGGTTAAAAGTAAAAAGCCTGTTGTGATTGTAGGTGCGATGCGCCCTGCCACAGCCATCAGCGCCGATGGCCCTATCAATCTTTATAATGCAGTGGCATTAGCGGGTAGCAAAGAGGCGGTAGGTCAAGGCGTAATCGTATCTTTAAATGACGAAATCCAAGGCGCACGCGATGTCACTAAAACCAATACCATGACCGGCAATACTTTTAGAGCGCCAGAACTCGGTAGTCTTGGTTATATGGTATCGGGCCAAGCTAAGTTTTACCGTAGCAGTACCCGTAAGCACACCAGCGAAACCGAATTCGATGTAAGCAAACTAGAAACTCTGCCTGCTGTGGATATTGCCTATGGCTCGGCGAATGCTAACACCCTTGCAATTGATGCATTTGCTGCCGCTGGCGACGTAGGGATTGTGTATGCCGGCACTGGTAATGGCAGCTTATCCACCTCTGTGCGTACCCGCCTTACCGAACTACGCCAAAAAGGCATTCATATTAATCGCTCATCCCGCGTAGGCAACGGCCCAACCGTTCGTGACGGTGAAAACGATGATAACAAAACCGATTTCACCGTATCCGATACCCTCACCCCACAAAAAGCCCGCATTTTATTGATGCTAGCGCTAACTAAAACCAAAGACAGTAAAGAAATTCAACGTATGTTCTACACCTACTAA